The Enhydrobacter sp. sequence GCCCGAGGACGAGGCGATTTTCACCGCCTGGTCGCGCGGCATCGCCCGCTCGGTCGATCCGGGCATCCTGCGCAGCGCCGAGATCGAGGCGGCGATCGTCGAAGCACGCCAGGGCCTGCAGGCCTATCTCGGCGACCTGCTGGCAGCGCGGCGACGCAAGCCCGGCAATGATCTTCTTTCCGCGCTCGCGGCCGTGGAGGCTGATGGCGACCGCATCTCGCCGCGACAGATCGTGGCGCTCGCCCAGCTCCTGCTGGTCGCGGGCCACGAGACGACGGTGAACCTGATCGGCAACGGCACGCTGGCCCTGCTGCGCGCGCCGGACCAGCTCGCCGTTCTACGGCGCTCGCGCGAGCTTGCCGGCCCGGCGGTCGACGAGCTGCTGCGCTTCGACAGCCCGGTGCAGATCACCCAGCGCGTCGTGGTCGAGGATATGGAAGTCGTCGGCTGTCCCGTCAAAGCGGGCGACGAGATCATGCTGGTGCTGGGCGCCGCCAACCGCGATCCCACCGTCTTCGCCGATCCGCACCGCCTCGACGTCGCACGCGATGCCCGCCGGCATGTCGCCTTCGGCGGCGGCATTCACCATTGCCTGGGAGCGGCGCTCGCCCGCATGGAGGGTGAGATCGCGTTCCGCACCCTGCTCGACCGCTTCGGCCGGATCGAGCTCGCCGGCACGCCCGCGCGCCGGCCGACCTTCACGCTGCGTGGACTGGAGAGCCTGCCAATCACCTTGAAGTCATAGTGGACCGCGGGCTTCCAGCCCGCCCATATCATGAGCGCGCAAGATGCGCGCGGTCCCGAGACCGTCACACCGCCTGCGGCCCACGCACCAGCTTGCCGGGCAGCGTCCCCGTCGGCTCGCCGTCGCGATAGGTGACGCTGCCGGACACGATCGTGGCGCGATAGCCGGTGGCGCCTTGCAGCAGACGCTTGCCGCCAGCCGGCAGGTCCCACTTCATCACCGGCGCCTCGACGCGCAGCTTGTCGAAATCGATGACGTTGAGGTCGGCCTTGTAGCCCTCGGCGATCCGGCCGCGGTCGTTCAGGCCGACGGCACGGGCATTGTCCAGCGTGTGGCGCTTCACGAGCCACGACACGTCGAGCCGACCGACCTTGCGGTCGCGGCCCCAATGCGACAGCAGATAGGTCGGGTAGGAGCCGTCGGAGATCAGGCCGACATGCGCGCCGCCATCGCCCAGCCCGATCAGCGTGTGCGGGCTTTGCATCATCTCGCTGCAACAGTCGAGATTGTAGGCGGCGTAGTTCGCGAAGGGAGCGAAGATGAAGTTCTTGCCCTCGCCCTCGATCAGGTAGTCGTAGACGACCTCACGCGGGTCGCGGCCCTCGTGGCGCGCCCGGGCGCCCAGCGAGCTCTCCCGCGGCGGTTCGTATTCCGGCGGATCGCCCAGCGGGAACATGCGGTCGTAGTCCACCAGCCGCGCCGCCATCTCGGAGCGCAGCGGCTCGTGCGATTCCTCCAGCAGCCGGGCGCGGAAGGCAGGATCGCGCATGATCGCGAGCCGCTCGGCCACGCTTTTGTGAGCGATCGCCTTGTACGACCGGCACATCGAGAACGGGATGCGGCTCGCCTGCAGGCCCTGCAGCACGCCGATCGGCCGCGGCGCCACCTGCGCCTTGGCGGAATGTCCCTTGGCCGCCAGCCCCTCGACCAGGCCGAGCAGGCGCCGCCAGCCGTCGGGCCGGGTATGGCGCTGCGCGAGCGATACCGAGAACGGACGGCCGCTGGCCGCCAGCAGCCGGTCGAGCATCGCGAACTCGCTCTCCGGATCGGGCGTGTTGAAATCGGAGATGAACTCGATCACGCCCTGCCCCGCATCCTTCATGCCGAGCGCGATGCCCAGAAGCTCGGCTTCCGAGGCACGAAGCGAGGGCGTCGGATCGCCCTTGACGGTGCGATGGTTGAGGGTGCGCGAGGTCGAGAAGCCCAGGGCGCCGGCGCGCATCGCCTGCGCGGCAAGGACGCGCATCTGCGCGACCTCGTCGGCTGTCGCCTCCTCGAGCTTCGCCGCCCGCTCGCCCATCACGAACACGCGCAGCGCGCCGTGCGGAAGCTGGGCGCCGAGATCCATATCGCGCGGCCGGGCGTCGAGCGCGTCGAGATACTGCCCGAACGACTCCCACGACCAGTTGAGCCCCTCGTCGAGCGCGGCACCCGGAATGTCCTCGACGCCCTCCATCAATTCGATCAGGCGCTGGCGATCGGCCACCTTCACCGGCGCGAAGCCCACGCCGCAATTGCCCATCACCGCGGTCGTGACGCCATGCCAGCTCGAAGGCTGCAGCCGCGAATCCCATGTCGCCTGGCCGTCATAGTGGGTGTGGATGTCGACGAAGCCCGGCGTGACCAACAACCCCTTGGCATCGATCTCCTCGCGGCCGCTGCCGTTTACGTTGCCAAGCGCGACGATCCTGCCGTCCTTCACCGCGACATCGGCCTCGCGAAGGGCGCTGCCCGTGCCGTCGGCCACCGTGCCGCCGCGAATGACAAGATCATGGTCCGCCATATGGTTCCCGGTTTGCCGAAGTCTACCGCAACGGCCTCGAACGCGCATGCCGCCGCAGGTCGAAACGGAGCAGGCGTCGGAAAGGGTACGATCAGTAACCCGCCGGTCGCGCGTCGAATGCCGCCGCCTTCTCGAGCGCCGCGGCTGCGCGCAGCATCGTCTCCTCGTCGAAGGAGCGGCCGATGATCTGCAGGCCGAGCGGCAAGCCGTCCTTGTCGAGGCCGACGGGCACCGAGATGCCGGGCAGGCCCGCCATCGATGCCGGGATGGTGAAGGCATCGTTGAGGTACATGGTGACCGGATCGTCCATCTTCTCGCCGGCCGGGAAAGCAGCAGTCGGCGCGGTCGGCGTCAGCAGCACGTCGCATTTCTCGAACGCCTGCTTGAAGTCGCGGGCGATCAGCGCCCGCACCTGCTGCGCCTTCTTGTAGTAGGCGTCGTAATAGCCGGCCGACAGCACGTAGGTGCCGATCATGACGCGCCGGCGCACCTCCTTGCCGAAGCCGGCGGCGCGCGTGTTCTGGTACATCTCGATCAGGTCCTTGCCCGGCACGCGCAGCCCGTAGCGCACGCCGTCGTAGCGCGCGAGGTTGGACGAGCATTCGGCCGGCGCCACGATGTAGTAGGCCGGCAGCGCGTACCTGGTATGCGGCAGCGAGACCTCGAGCGGCTGTGCGCCGGCCGCCTTAAGCATCTCGACGCCCTTGTCCCACAAGGCCGCGATCTCCGCCGACGTGCCCTCGACGCGGTATTCCTTCGGAATGCCGACCTTGAGCCCTTTGATGCCGGGGTTGCGCGCCGCCGCGGCGAAATCCGGCACCGGCAGCGGCGCCGAGGTCGAATCCCTGGGGTCATGCCCTGCCATGGCCTGCAGGATGAGCGCCGCATCCTCGACGGTGCGCGCGAACGGGCCGGGCTGGTCGAGCGAGCTTGCGAAGGCGACGACGCCCCAGCGCGAGCAGCGGCCGTAGGTCGGCTTCAGGCCGACGATGCCGCAGAACGAGGCCGGCTGGCGGATCGAGCCGCCGGTGTCGGTCCCGGTGCTGCCGGGCACCATGCGCGCCGCCACCGCCGCCGCCGAGCCGCCGGAGGAGCCGCCCGGCACCAGCTTGCGGTTGTCGCCGCGCCGCTTCCACGGATTCTCGACGCCGCCGAAATAGCTCGTCATGTTCGACGAGCCCATGGCGAACTCGTCGAGGTTGGTCTTGCCGACCATGACGGCGCCGGCCCGCCAGAGGTTGGCGGTCACCGTGCTCTCGTAGGGCGGCACGAAGCCTTCGAGGATGTGCGACGCGGCGGTGGTTGGGACGCCTTCGGTGCAGAACAGGTCCTTGACCGCGAGCGGCACGCCCTCGAGCAGGCCCGCCTCGCCCCGCGCACGGCGCGCATCCGAGGCCACGGCCATGTCGCGCGCCTTGTCGGGTGTCTCGGTGATGAAGGCGTTGAGCGCGCGATGCTCGTCGAGCTTTCCGAGGTGCGCGTCGGCGACCTCGACGGCGCTGGCCTCCTTCCGGGCCATCGTCGCCGCGAGCTCCGCGACCGTGAGATCGGTGAGAGCCGCCATCGCCTACTCCACCACCTTGGGCACGGTGAAGAAGCCGCCCGCATTCTTGTCGGTCGGATCGACATAGACCGCGCCGCCCGGCGCATTGGCCAGCACCTTCTCGGCGATGCCGCCGTCCGTCACCTCGTCGGCGCGCATGGGCAGCGTCACATCGGAGACGCTGGCCAGTGGCTCGACGTTGCCGGTATCGACCTCGTTCAACTGCTCGATCCAGGCCAGGATCCTCGAGAGCTCGCCGGCGAGCGGGACAAGCTCCTCCTCCGGCACCTTCAGACGGGCAAGACGCGCGATGCACGCCACCGTGTCCTTGTCGAGCGACATACCTCTGCTCCGAAACGCTTGAATGGCGCGGTTGGTAGCGGTTTTGCCCCGGGGGAGCAACGGGCTACGAGGCGGCCGCCGTCTCGGCGACGCGCTTGGCCGCAACCGCCTCGATCTCGGCTCTCATGCCCGGCCGCCGCGCCAGAAGCTCGTTGAAGTCGCGGCGCGACAGCACCAGCAGATGGCAGTAGCCGACCGCCACCACGTCGGCGTTGCGCGGCCGCGATTCGAGCAGGCCCATCTCGCCGAAGAAGTCACCCTCCTTCAAGGGCACCGTCATGCCGCCGACATGGACCGCCACCTCGCCGGCGGCGATGAAATACATTGCGTCGGGTCGGCCGCCGACGGCGACGATCTTCTCGCCCGGCACCGCCAGCCGGGCCCGCAGGCGCCGGCCAACCTCGCGCACCGCCGCGGCATCGAGCCCGGCGAAAAGCGGCACCCGCGCGATCATGCCGGCAAGCTCGAGCCCGAGATCGAGCGACGGCCGGTGGCTCAGGCTCTTGCGGCGCGCGTTCAGCTTGCGGCGCAAGTCGGCATAGACCTCGCGGCTGATGATCGACTCGCGCAGCCGGCGCGCGTATTCGGCCGATTCGAAGCGGATCGCGGCCCGCTCGAGCTGCCGGTCCTTGATCGACTCGGCGTAGCCCGGGTACTGCAGCGAGAGCGCTCTCAGCGCCCGGACGACGAGTTCCTGGCGTTCCCTGATCATCGCGCCCAGCCGTTCCTCAGCGTCCGCCCCCAGGAGATCGGTGATCGAGCTCAGGTTGAAGGCCGCGAGTTCCGCCAGCACGTCCTGCGACACCATCAGGATCTCGAACCGGTCGGCGAGCTGTTCGGTCAGCGGCCAGCCGAAGCCGAAATGGCGATGCAGCCAGAGCGCGACGCGAAAGGCGAGATCGGGCCGCGCGAAATCCTGCACCACCTCTTCGTAGCCCGCGGCGCCGCGATCGCGCACGGCATCGATCAGCCGGTCGGCGCGCGCCGTGAGCAACGTCACCATGCGGCGCGACAGGGTCTGCTGCTCGAACTGGTCGAGATAGAGGTCCTTCTCCTGCGTGCACAGCGTCAGCAGGCCGACCGACAGGCGTTCGTGCAGCTCGAGCGGCAGATCGGCCGGCGGCGCCTCGATCTCGGCGTCACCTGCCGAATCGGGATCGACGTCGAGGCCGACCACCCGCTCGTTGTGCTCGCGCATGATCTGGCGGAGCTGGCGCTGGACGTTGACCCGCGAGAGGGCCAGCACCCTGTCGCGCAGCGCCACCTCCACGGGGCTCAGCTTGTTCAGCCCCAGCGCCCGCATCACCAGCCCGAGCGTCGTGGCGTTGACCAGCAGGGTGAAGAGCACGAACAGCGTCGCAAGCTCGGCCGTGAATTCGCGGATCGTCTCGGGCAGGCGCGTGTCGCCGGCCACGACCATGGCGAGCACGATCGTCACCGCGCCGCGCAGGCCGCCCCAGACGAGGATCGTCTTGTAGCGCGGGTCGACCGGCTCCACGAGACGGGTGATCTCGAGCAGGGGCAGCATGCCGAACACGACCAGCACACGAGCCAGTGTCGCGCCGACCACAACCGCCACCAGACCCCAAATATACAGCCAACTGATATACGGCAGGAATTGCGCCGCCACCATCGAGGCGAGCACGAAGATCAGGCAGTTGCTCCAGAAGTCGAGCTGCTGCCAGAGCTGCTTGAGCGCCGTCCATTGGCGGGGATGCAGATGCGTCGGCCCATAGGCCGCCACCGTGAGCGCCGCGACCACGACCGAGACAACGCCCGAGATCGCGAGGTAGTGGTCGGCCAGGACGTAGCTCAGATAGGCGAGGCTCACCGTCACCGAGGCGATCGCCACATCCGAGTCGCCCAGCCGCGGCAGGACCACCATCGCGGCGCGGGCGAGCGCGAAGCCGAACAGCACGCCGCCGAAGAAGTCGCGCAGGACGTGGATCACCGGCGCGGCGGCCTCGGCAGGCGCGGCCTGGCCGATGTCCGGCGATACGCGCACGATCAGGAGCTGCATCACGAAGCCGAACGAGGCGATGGCGACGGCGTCGTTCAGGAGCGACTCGCCCTCGGCCAGGATCGAGAGCCGCTTGGGGGCGCCGACATCGCGGAAGATGCCGATCACCGCCGCCGGGTCGGTGGTCGACACGATCACCCCGACCAGCAGGCAGATCAGGATGTCGTAGCCGGTGGCGAGATGGACCACGCCGGCCACGCCGCCGATGCACACGAGCACCGCCACGATGGCCAGCAGCAGCACCGCCGACATCTCGTCGATCAGACGGCGTACGTCGATCGTGAGGCCGGCGGTGAACAGGAGCGGCGGCAGGAACAGCGGCAGGAAGAGATCGGTGCCCACCTCTATCCCCGCCAGGCCCTTGAAGGCGTCGCCCAGGA is a genomic window containing:
- a CDS encoding cytochrome P450, coding for MPDAATVASPTDRFFLEAMSPAFREDPYPYYERFRGSSPLLRMADTIWFALGHAEVTALLRHPGLSTDESHAATEADRTEEDPNRTRSLLFMDPPEHTRLRGLVARAFTPRRVEELRGTTQAIATELVDAMAPQSGVVDVITAFAYPLPVRVICALLGVPPEDEAIFTAWSRGIARSVDPGILRSAEIEAAIVEARQGLQAYLGDLLAARRRKPGNDLLSALAAVEADGDRISPRQIVALAQLLLVAGHETTVNLIGNGTLALLRAPDQLAVLRRSRELAGPAVDELLRFDSPVQITQRVVVEDMEVVGCPVKAGDEIMLVLGAANRDPTVFADPHRLDVARDARRHVAFGGGIHHCLGAALARMEGEIAFRTLLDRFGRIELAGTPARRPTFTLRGLESLPITLKS
- a CDS encoding amidohydrolase family protein, which gives rise to MADHDLVIRGGTVADGTGSALREADVAVKDGRIVALGNVNGSGREEIDAKGLLVTPGFVDIHTHYDGQATWDSRLQPSSWHGVTTAVMGNCGVGFAPVKVADRQRLIELMEGVEDIPGAALDEGLNWSWESFGQYLDALDARPRDMDLGAQLPHGALRVFVMGERAAKLEEATADEVAQMRVLAAQAMRAGALGFSTSRTLNHRTVKGDPTPSLRASEAELLGIALGMKDAGQGVIEFISDFNTPDPESEFAMLDRLLAASGRPFSVSLAQRHTRPDGWRRLLGLVEGLAAKGHSAKAQVAPRPIGVLQGLQASRIPFSMCRSYKAIAHKSVAERLAIMRDPAFRARLLEESHEPLRSEMAARLVDYDRMFPLGDPPEYEPPRESSLGARARHEGRDPREVVYDYLIEGEGKNFIFAPFANYAAYNLDCCSEMMQSPHTLIGLGDGGAHVGLISDGSYPTYLLSHWGRDRKVGRLDVSWLVKRHTLDNARAVGLNDRGRIAEGYKADLNVIDFDKLRVEAPVMKWDLPAGGKRLLQGATGYRATIVSGSVTYRDGEPTGTLPGKLVRGPQAV
- the gatA gene encoding Asp-tRNA(Asn)/Glu-tRNA(Gln) amidotransferase subunit GatA, translated to MAALTDLTVAELAATMARKEASAVEVADAHLGKLDEHRALNAFITETPDKARDMAVASDARRARGEAGLLEGVPLAVKDLFCTEGVPTTAASHILEGFVPPYESTVTANLWRAGAVMVGKTNLDEFAMGSSNMTSYFGGVENPWKRRGDNRKLVPGGSSGGSAAAVAARMVPGSTGTDTGGSIRQPASFCGIVGLKPTYGRCSRWGVVAFASSLDQPGPFARTVEDAALILQAMAGHDPRDSTSAPLPVPDFAAAARNPGIKGLKVGIPKEYRVEGTSAEIAALWDKGVEMLKAAGAQPLEVSLPHTRYALPAYYIVAPAECSSNLARYDGVRYGLRVPGKDLIEMYQNTRAAGFGKEVRRRVMIGTYVLSAGYYDAYYKKAQQVRALIARDFKQAFEKCDVLLTPTAPTAAFPAGEKMDDPVTMYLNDAFTIPASMAGLPGISVPVGLDKDGLPLGLQIIGRSFDEETMLRAAAALEKAAAFDARPAGY
- the gatC gene encoding Asp-tRNA(Asn)/Glu-tRNA(Gln) amidotransferase subunit GatC, whose amino-acid sequence is MSLDKDTVACIARLARLKVPEEELVPLAGELSRILAWIEQLNEVDTGNVEPLASVSDVTLPMRADEVTDGGIAEKVLANAPGGAVYVDPTDKNAGGFFTVPKVVE
- a CDS encoding cation:proton antiporter translates to MTAVLYALLALAMVLTIVSLLVPLAERLRLPHTVLLAVTGLGLGLIGDWIALRGEAEGVLGDAFKGLAGIEVGTDLFLPLFLPPLLFTAGLTIDVRRLIDEMSAVLLLAIVAVLVCIGGVAGVVHLATGYDILICLLVGVIVSTTDPAAVIGIFRDVGAPKRLSILAEGESLLNDAVAIASFGFVMQLLIVRVSPDIGQAAPAEAAAPVIHVLRDFFGGVLFGFALARAAMVVLPRLGDSDVAIASVTVSLAYLSYVLADHYLAISGVVSVVVAALTVAAYGPTHLHPRQWTALKQLWQQLDFWSNCLIFVLASMVAAQFLPYISWLYIWGLVAVVVGATLARVLVVFGMLPLLEITRLVEPVDPRYKTILVWGGLRGAVTIVLAMVVAGDTRLPETIREFTAELATLFVLFTLLVNATTLGLVMRALGLNKLSPVEVALRDRVLALSRVNVQRQLRQIMREHNERVVGLDVDPDSAGDAEIEAPPADLPLELHERLSVGLLTLCTQEKDLYLDQFEQQTLSRRMVTLLTARADRLIDAVRDRGAAGYEEVVQDFARPDLAFRVALWLHRHFGFGWPLTEQLADRFEILMVSQDVLAELAAFNLSSITDLLGADAEERLGAMIRERQELVVRALRALSLQYPGYAESIKDRQLERAAIRFESAEYARRLRESIISREVYADLRRKLNARRKSLSHRPSLDLGLELAGMIARVPLFAGLDAAAVREVGRRLRARLAVPGEKIVAVGGRPDAMYFIAAGEVAVHVGGMTVPLKEGDFFGEMGLLESRPRNADVVAVGYCHLLVLSRRDFNELLARRPGMRAEIEAVAAKRVAETAAAS